GTTGGATATGAGAAAGTAATCAAAGATGTAAGATCGGCCCATTCCACACCAGCAATAGCATATGAATGTGCACAAAATTCACGATGTAATGTTGCCGTATTATTGTTCAATAGCCAAATCTGTAGAATTCCTAGACTATCACCGACGGCCAATAATGGTTTATGTTCATTTAGATTTTGCACGGTTAATGGTGGTGCCATTCTTATGACGGTGGGCAATGAATTTAGACCACTTATATAATTTGTGACAATAATTTTATATAGAATGGCATCAGAAACCGATTGTTTACGTTGATCTTCATGaccgatatcatcatcatcatcatcatcatgttcattAGCATTGATAAGAAAAGCACCAAGTTTATATTCTTGAGGTttgatcaaatcattcaacGATGGCAATGACAAATTatgaacgaatgatgatttttgacataacaatgatttaaaaatgatacGTCCAGTACTCAATAGGAATGCTACTTTCGTCTCATCAAATGGTGATAAAGAATAGCCAAAGATTTTGTTCTGTTTAGTCAACCTTATTGGTTCGGAATAACAAAGATTCACATAGCCAATGTTGAGGAAATTTGCCTGATTACCTAATTCATCGGAtcgatgttgattattatgattgatgGAAAGATTGTcacgaataatttttttctgatacaATCGAAATGATACGTTGCCATTTTCGTGTAACGCATAGAATGCATTTCGAAGACCAcaagagaaaattttgtttaaacgtgaaaaatttctttcgaTCGGTATCGTTGTGATGATCATTTCCATTGACAAATCGATTAGATAGATATCACGTGAAAATACGAGAAAAATCTGATTTCTCACAGCTTTATGGAATTCAATCtgtaataattgataatcattattaatcgTGTGCGGTGTAAGTCCTTGtgtgattgaattattaCGAATACCGGCTGATGATTGTGTATGGTCTTTGATGGCGATCAGATCATTGGTCAATTTACTTTTATCTAGTCGTTGTATCAGATCAAAGTATCcggatttgttgttgatcttcTTCAATACATACATTGTGATGGGTAGATGTATTTTTTGTGGTTCTTTTGACGtttgatcattatctttAAGATGATGTTCATCCAATCGAGCCAGACCAAGATAGATACGATCAGAATTTGTTGATCGAAATTCGAACAATAAATTCTGCATACTTGTATTACAGCAACgattgaaatagaaaaatggattgaaatgaatatgcGATACAAGACAATCGATTTGCCAACGACATACTGGTTCACCAAGATCAGCATCATAAACAATAATAGTATTGTTATGAGGATAGAATGATAATAGGTAGAGATTTGTAGCCAAACATCCAgcaatattatcattgtttttgcaATTATCcgatttttcatcttcttggtcattattatcggGTTTAGACATGTCAAAATCAACCAAATCCcaacaattaatttttccgGTCACAGAATTACGATTCggtgttgataattttttatccaaATGAATCCAATGAATAAAACTAATGGAACGATTTTCAGTGGTCGATAAAATGACTGTTAACGGCGCAGATTCAATCACATCCCATACGACAATCATACCGATCGTATCGATTGAACACAGACAAAGATGATTGGTTAATGGTGACCATTTAACCAGGCAAACAATATGTTTGTGTCGATGTAAAGCTATcgtaaacgaaaaaaatgcactgaatacaatcaacaatcaatgtaTACATTTGACTTACTTTGACGAAATGATAAAGTGGGCCGTGTATCGACAATGACCACAAGATTTTGGCAACCATATGCTATAAGACCATTCGATGACCAATCCAGAGCACCGGAATTTTGTGCATGTAATACGCCAGAAATGGTCGATGGAAATAATGTGTACGAatacgataatgatgatgatgatcgtgattGAGAATCGATGGGAATTTTCGGTGATTCCAATGGAGATGAACATGTCGATGGATTCCTTTGTATGAACATTTGCTTTTCATTTCTAATCGATTGTTGAGAACGGGTATTTgtttcatgatcatcattcaatgactGTTCTACGGTGGTATTGGAttgcatttttcattcagaaTTTATCGAATAAGATTATCAatgagaatggaaaaaaccaATGATAATACTGAATTGTAGTTTTTAATGGTTGCACTTGGTAactataatgataaaatgtttCTCCCAAATAATGGGCTTATCTGGGATTTGGTCTCCaatgttgtttgttggtcTCGTGTTTATCACCGTTTAGGTGAGCTGTGTATATAATCACATCTCTATGATGTACGGTAAATTTGTTTgcaattttttgatattgttgatgaaatgaatgaaagcaATGATTGGCCAACAAAACACTTTTGGTTGCACTTTCAAGTTTCCTGAATCCACGCATATATAGTCTTAAAATGtgaaatatttattcatcaatcatgaTCCACcaaaacttgatgatgatgatgatttggcaataaaataaaataggaaagaattgaaataaataatgtttgacattaaaaacaaaacaacaaagaatcgaaaccaaaaataaataaattcaacagTTCTATATTCGGTGACCATTCATAAATGACAAgacgaaaaaattaataatcgCCATTtagtattattataatgggtagatttgaaatatttttttatgttttttttgttataaataattataattgatcagaatttgtttcaataccAACAATATGATTGTGAATAAACTAATGATTGTCACTAGTAAATAGGCGGTATATTTGGATATGTAattatcattcgattcatgatgatgatcagtatCAGAgtcatcatattcatagtaatcataatcatcatttattaattgTCGTTGAAATCgagaattcaattcatcggaatcattctcatcattgtGGTAAACAACATCAAAGTCATAATGAGCACTTTGGTTCTCGTGTTTGATGATGCAACGTTTTTTGTACACACATCTCAGGATCATTCGTTTATTCTCTTCCAATACTGATACTAATCGTAATGATGTTCGATCATCCAGTTTAGTCGGAGTAATTGGATAATTATATGGTCGTTCCCATTGATAGCTGGAATTATGGAAGAGATTCAATAATAGATTAAATTTCGGTCGTATCAATTTTCGAACGACAATCGTTTCAATCTGATACAGGGAACAATTTTGTATGAAATGATACAAGCCATTTGTTTGATCACTATTAATATCACATGATAGAATAAAATGTAAACGATTCTTATCGGAATGGATTGTtgcatcgttgttgttgttgttgatgtaatCGTTGTCATCTAATCGTATGAAACCATTGCTTAATCGATTCAGATACCATAGACGTTTCCATTTTCCTATAGTTATGATGTAAAACaagttgataataatatataattataactataatatgatgatgatataatcaacattattattatggattaTTATACCGATTCCATTTCGAATAGGCCAATGTCGATAATGtggttgatgatttgaaccatcatcaccattgctTATATATACCAGATTGGACATTTTCCATAATGGCCCACGAAAATGATCCAATGTAAAATGTACCAATATCGAACTTGATTCATGATGAACGATGGCCTTTTCATCTTTGTCCGCATTCGTCagttgatgatgtgatgaaaataataacaagaatAGTGAGAAAAGAAACCAAAATCTtgttgatgacatttttgtttcacttttcaatacaaaaacacattttgtacaaattgtttcaaacgcacaatcaacaacattttacGAATCATGAATCAAACCAGAATCGAAAACGAATGCATGTTTTTATATGATAACGATGGCATTtcggttatcatcatcatcatcatcggtatcATCGGTTCAAATATCCAGATATACATGATTTGGCAGAAAATTTCTTCGACAATAACAATTCTGGTGCGTTgcatgagtgtgtgtgtgtgtgtaaaagcGAATGACATCATCAGATGGCCAAATATCATGGATACGTGCCATTGtataaattgtttgaataatgaataaatatatatcgaatgaatgaatggacaaattttgtttatttctttttattattctttgatCGATCGGTGTGTATAAACACAAAATAcatcatatgtgtgtgtgtgtgagtatTGCAAGGTGACCGCGAACATTCAAGATTGATTACATtagatcaaatcaaatggaatgaaaaatcttATCTCAAAATCCTGCTTGACCAATATGGAATTTAGCAACATTTTTGATTACAACATTGACAAAAACATTGTTGACAACGGTAACATttccaataacaacaattacaGCATTCACATTCGAATGGCGCACAAGCACAGCATAATGCAAATGGTGAACATAACCATGATTTACAACGGGAACCAGTTGATGGCTTTTTTCTTATAACATTCGACGGAGAAATTGGTCTTTCCGGCGGTATCGGTGTCGATGAAGCGatcggtggtggtgatgatgccTTAAGTATTGATTTCCCTGGTTGTGTTGTAATGGctagattgttgttgatatcaCCGCTGGCGCGAATTTTTGAACGACCACTTTGTTTCTTAAAACTTGCTtcaggttgttgttgtcctgTTGAACCTTCTGGGccttttgttgatttttgtcgtcgtttatggtcatcatcattgtccgAATCGGAACTTGAGTCTGAACTTGAGCTAGTATCGGGTAATTTTgtctttttcattgatgatgatctatttGGATCAATGGGTTTAGTTTGGCGTCGATCATCAGTTATTCGTACAGCATAATCTCTGTGATCCTCATCGTCATCTGGTTGAGTACCTTGTGATACTTTTATCACTTTAacattctttctttttagATCATCGTCATGATTTCGATGGAAAGATTCACGttgaatattatcatcactatcGTCATTACTTTGTCGTTGATCTTCAACCCTGATTGGAATGATACGTTCACGTGGTGATATGGAACGGTCATTGATAACAATGGTCGATGTTGATTTATTGGCTGACATGTTTATTATGCAATGTCGTTGTATTGTTTTTCAGCACACACAAACCACAAACATGATCTTTTTCagaattattttattcaaccacaaccaccattATTCGTGTGAAcataaaatgacaaaatgaatgGCTGTGTCCACCAGTGAATGCAGTGAATTCGAATGAACAAgccaaaaataaacaaataaataaacaggTAGGCTGTTTAggcacacacaaaaacatcgatttgatgatttgggCAGGTGCACAAACCGATTATGGATGCATACACAAACAATCCTCAACATGATAGAGAAGAATCAACACATTTCTTTCGGAAGATGAGAAAAATGACCGAGGCCATAATGGAGgtgtttttattcattttttttttttttttttttttggtgtttgtGTTCAATGATTTGAGGGAGGACAAGTAtttccaagtttttttttggtttcaaaatTCGACCATGAATCCTTATGTGGGgaaggaaaagaaaatttgaaataaatctGTCAATAATATACGCCAATTGCATTTCCTTCATTCTGAATATCGGAGAAAAGACTAACCACCACACACAAAAGTCAGTTAACACATGCCAAATATGGAATATGACATTCGAGAACATTGGAAGGATAAAATTTCGATTTAATGCACAAATTTGGGCACAATAAACAACAGTAGCAAATGCAATCACACCAATGTctttatgatgaaataaatatcTATATCTATAGatgtttatgttgttgtggccatcaaaaaacattgatgatttccaaacgcaaaaaaattcatctcgatgatgatgatgttggacaataaaaagttttttccaaaataaatttaatgatgatgatgatgatgattatgaatgatgaaaaaaatttaaattggcgtgaatttctttgttttgtttacgattttcgaaataaataaaatatatattaataaatatataaaactatatatttgattgtttatataaattttctacttgatgaaattggcgtttcaatgaatgaaagatggagatgatgattttttcaaatttattagTTTACCATCgccaatatgatgatgttcaactgctgaaaatgaaaattttcatttaaattaaatcaacaaaatcatcatgatacaTACCGATTTCTTTTGTCAAACTTTTCAActttggtgatggtgatttgTGATCCAGATTTGGTGAAGAAGTATTAGACTGATGAGGTAGTGAAGATCCATTGatatttttctccattttttgTACCGGTACTACGATAgcatgatttgatttattattagcaTTGTTTCCTTTAATAACAAATGATTTGGCCATTCTATTAGCTGGTTtggatgtgaatgaaaacgaaCGACGTTGTTCGGATGAAATAccagacgatgatgatgaagatgctTTCAGTGATGACGGTCGTTCTTTAGCCACTGTAGATATGATTATATTGGCAGattctgttgttggtgattgATTCGATACTGATCCATTTTTGGATTGATTTTCGAATACTTTATGTAAagcatcattattttcaatatatttggATGGCGATATGATTGCAGTCAATTGTTGaatatattgattcaataatggtttctttttaaattcgaataaaaaatttcggtttgattttgaattggcAGATTCTTTCGAATAAGATGACGATTTGATAGATTCCGAGTTTGTATTACATTCTTCAATCGTTATTTTTGGTGGAGTCATATCAgtgtttgataatgaatccGAATCTTCTTTACTTTGATTCTTAATGGTACGACGAAGTGGAGAAAATCGATTAAAAGCCGAAATAGTCGTAGATGTTGAATCGATTAATGGTTCGGGATCTTGGTTATATTGTAGCGATGGAACAATCACACGTTCTCGTTCATTATCCGAacaatcattgttgttgctcgTTCCACGCAGACTACGTCTTCCGGAACCAATACGACGAAATTGTGTCCCAAATAGATTACCATCGATGTTAGTGCCATTACATTGATCATTATGGGCAgttgattttaaaaattcaacaagaTCTTGTTTGGCTGGCGAATCAACATTCGACATATCCTGTGAACATGGCCGTGAATGGCGACGCTTCAGTGACGAACAGAATTTTGTAGAATCTGAACCAGCTACCAAATTGGCAGGATCATGTGATCGAAACATTGTCTTATCATTTTGACATGACAATGATTGTCCATTTCCTATGGTTTCAATCAAagatgtgaatgaattgtcCGTACagtgttgtttttgttgtcttgcacgaattttttgtctattttcATTCCGTTTACGATTTTCTTCTATCGCCATTTTGAATCGTTGTACGAATGCAACGAATATCTGAAAACATTGTTCCAATTTGAATTGAGCGATATCTTCACAGAAAAAATCGGCAACATTTTTTCGCAATTTTTCCATATCTAGTTCGGTGACTGTTTTGAGACGATTGATTGTATGTTCTGAGATTGTCAAGAAttggccaattttttcaaacaaacggTGATCGCCATCAGCGTTTGGTTTGTTTAAACTAAGCTTTGATTTTATGGCCGCGATTTTTTCCGATAAAGATTTCACTTCAGCTTTGAGGTTATCATTGGATATTCTACATGAAACAAGAAAGATGGtgagaaaaggaaaaataatttcagcAAACATTGGAATTACGGTGCAAACAAAGCTTACTTGGATGCTTCAATCAATGTTGGtaattcatcataaaatgaattcaaaccttttttttctgcttgcTAAAAAAGTGACCCataaacgataaaaaaaaacaagggaaagagataaaattatcatatcatcattgtatataGATAGAATAAGTAAGATTAATATAAATCTACATACCATAGCCACATAATGTATCAAATACAATCCAGGTTTATTTGAACGAATTTCGGCCAATTTAAGTAATGACATCATTTTAAAGCCAATCGCATTACCAGCATAACCACCCttgaatattcaaacaaacaaacaaacaaacaaacaagaccAATAAAGGATTAGtgaattgaatgtgaatgtgaaaaaaaaatttacgacCCGCGACACACAtaagaatgaacaaaaaaaacattccacTTACAAAGTTAAGAAAATTGCCCGATACAAGTACCAATGTCAACATTTGTCTTAGTTTATCACTTTGCATTAGTTCTTTGGCCGCTTCACTAATGCATCGTGTTGATCGTTCAAGCATCGGTATATTGGCATCATATTCTTCCCGTAATAACATGAAATCAATcttcaatcgataatgattgatttcgatcaatttgattagaAAACGTTCAGCCAATGGTAGACGATCACGATCCATTGGATCAATCTGCCGTAATGCAGTCATTTCCGTTTCATCGGGTAATAAATGTTTCAAACTTCGAAGCCGTTCAAGAccaatttgttgatgatcattggtGGCTATAAGATTGATCACTTGATCCAGACCGGAACCTTTATATTGTTTTAGGAAAATGTTAACACTCAATGATCGTTTTGAATCAAGTATAGGTGCTAATGGCATATctaaattgattgttgttgaatcaatcgaataatgCTGTTGTTCACTACCATCATCCATCATTGAGTGATCACTCAATGATGCCGTATCtagattcattgaatgatgactTGTAGCACTGTGCCGACGTGAACATCTTGGTGAATTTGGACAAGAATTCGATGCACTCGATGTGCAAGAATTTTGTGGCTGAAGACAATGTCCACCATTACTGGGCAATGATTGTTGAGCACCTGTTGAATTATTGTGGGTGATACAAGGCAGACAGAACAGTTCTTCAAGTTCATCAAAATCGACAATCAGGTCGTCATCGACAGATTTGGAAGATGAGATCGGGCATATTTGATCAtcggattctttttttcccgaCGTATTTACTAACTTTTCACCAATCATTTGCCAAACATTAGTCGTGTTGTCCGATGTGATCGATGTTTTCGATATTTTCGTCcaatttattgttttcatctTTAATCGAGGTTTTTGTGGTAATAAATCGGTTACTtgtatcattgatgatgtagGCGGTTGAATTTGCAATTTCGCtttatttaaaaaagaaactGATGGGGCTGGTGgcggtggcggtggtggtggtggtggtgggggCGGCGGCGGTGGCGGAACCGAAGATAAAGGCATAGGTGACAAAGTTGGAGGTGGAGTTTGGATATTGCCCCCatatctatcatcatcatcatccattattaatgacgataatgacTGACTTGATAGAGATGATAAAGAGGAATCAACACTATTGGTGGGTGAAGATGAATCGGATTGATGATCCACGTGACATCTTGATTGTGCTCTTTTAGCCATCTGGTTCAATTGTGACGTATACCAATCAAATAGTTTGTCAttatgttgatcatcatcgttgatcATTTCGAGCAATTGATCAccaaatttataaattaaatgaacaatttttgataaattattcgatgaggattgttgttgatgagatGAATTggtgagaaaaatttttcgaaataCTTTAAATAACCAATCCGAAGTATTGGTCATTGACATAATGGATCGTATGAGGAATAATGTTGtgacattgtcatcatccaGAGATGACGacattaaaaattcattgaaatgacTAAGCTCTAGATATGATCGACATTCATCATAAAGTTtaccatcattcattgacgTTGATTGCAATAAATGCTGAACACATCGATCtaaatttgaatcgatttgtAGCCTAAATCTGACCCATTTCGAGATATTTGGCTGTAATCGTTGTAGATGATTGATTAGCTCAAGAATGGCTGCACGATAATTATCCCacttggtggtggtgttgttgttattattcacaGGTATTTGAGTGAATTCATCAACcaaaatatcgatatatgatgatggtaaagttgatttgccatttttgcATCGTAATTTGGATATCtgttattgaatgaatggattgtTATTTGTAACGTAcaatatattcatatatatgcCCTATGGGGTTAATATTAAtctatgtatgtgtgtgtgtgttgtataaaatcatttcaacaacaaaataaaacaatggaaacgatcaacatcatcatcataatgatgatgattatgatgaccaCATGGATACATCatatttgtattattatttgatgaaaatgaaaaagccGATCCCATTCccatgattgaaaatgaaaacggcGCCCTGTCTGTCTATCCATTCATCTATCTGTCTGTTTTATATGATTTCTAATTTCTAAtctttgattcaaaaaacacgcacacaggacaattaatttgattttcttccacacacacacacacacactaggATCTTTGGGTTTCGTATGGAATATGAAGCTATTTGTTTGCattattgtttcaaaatatCCATGTGtctgatggtgatgaaagtAAGGTGTTGATCCAAtaacgagaaaaaacaacaaacctGTAATTGTAATAAAATATCCATAGTATGTAGAAAATCATCGaaattgccatcatcatttttgttgtcggCGATCATTTTAATATTTCGACACCGTTTACAAAGATccataatcaatcgatgttTTTGATCTAGATTTTCATTACGGAAAAAATCTATTGATGTAAGTATAATAAGAGCGGAACGATAAGATTTACCATGATATATAgaattgattcttttttattgttttgggAACTTACATTTGATTATAGCATCATGAGATTCATTAGTCATTTTCgcttgttttgattttgaatgcaATAATCGTTGTGTATCAATTTTCGATTTATTGATGGCTgacacattttttgttttcatactTTTATCCGGTGCAATAGCCGTACGTATTGTTGATTTCGTCTTTGTTATTGTAACTGTCGATGTTGACCGCTGTGGTTGTGTGGATTTCAATGATGTAGTGTTTGATTTGGATGTTGTGTTCATAGAATTTCGAATGATCCTTGCTGATGTCATCGTTTTTGtcatagttgttgttgttgatgatgatcgtgatgGCGATGTACAACGTTGATTACGTTGAATAACAACCAATGGTGGTTTTGTCGTAACAATTgtctttttatttgaattattatgaacACGGTTACTACTACCTGCCATGTTTGAACGGATTGATTTTACCGGTAttccagatgatgatgatgatgatggttgttgttttgtcaCCATTTTCTTAGCTGTTGATGACATTACAATCGTTTCATTATGTAGCctcattgttattgatgtatggaaattcaattcaaatcaaatgtggAAAAAGGGTTGCTTTTCGCAGAGTCAAGTCATCAGCACCTGCaaaaaatagagaaacaaatgatgaaatgatgaatggacagaaaaaacaacaacacagaAACAccagatgataataacaattggACAGTTCTATATAATGACTGTATAGTTAGGCAATGTAGACACCcattaatcaaattaaaatttttgaccAACGATTACTACCCAATTTAAccttgaaacaaaaattgttgttcaacGGTAGGCAGGTAGGTAGGTGGTTAATCAAACATGCATGTGTATATTGAGTTTATGATACACATGACCAATTCGGGAAATTTCAActatttaattaatttttctctcCTTTTCTGACCTCAACGATGACCGCCAAGGAAAAAACGGGAAATgtgaaatgcaaaaaaattcccGTCTTTTCGACCAatgtatctgtgtgtgtcAGTGACAGCACCcaactaatttttttctttctttcgtttGGTTGATGACAAAccatcaaaaatgattggaAAGAAACGGTTTCGATGCCGGTTTTATTTGCGGTGGtggtaattattattgtcgtaGTTGTCACTTGTCACACTGCCATTAATCCTGAATtgaaatcgaatcgaatcatctGGAATATTGCATAATCCAGATGTACCATAATAGTACGAAAATTGATAATCCTCATTCCATGCATTAAGTTGACaccaatttatatattagtAATTATAAAGCCACACAACCAACTTTTATTATTGCG
This is a stretch of genomic DNA from Dermatophagoides farinae isolate YC_2012a chromosome 2, ASM2471394v1, whole genome shotgun sequence. It encodes these proteins:
- the form3 gene encoding FH2 domain-containing protein formin 3 isoform X1, with amino-acid sequence MRLHNETIVMSSTAKKMVTKQQPSSSSSSGIPVKSIRSNMAGSSNRVHNNSNKKTIVTTKPPLVVIQRNQRCTSPSRSSSTTTTMTKTMTSARIIRNSMNTTSKSNTTSLKSTQPQRSTSTVTITKTKSTIRTAIAPDKSMKTKNVSAINKSKIDTQRLLHSKSKQAKMTNESHDAIIKYFFRNENLDQKHRLIMDLCKRCRNIKMIADNKNDDGNFDDFLHTMDILLQLQISKLRCKNGKSTLPSSYIDILVDEFTQIPVNNNNNTTTKWDNYRAAILELINHLQRLQPNISKWVRFRLQIDSNLDRCVQHLLQSTSMNDGKLYDECRSYLELSHFNEFLMSSSLDDDNVTTLFLIRSIMSMTNTSDWLFKVFRKIFLTNSSHQQQSSSNNLSKIVHLIYKFGDQLLEMINDDDQHNDKLFDWYTSQLNQMAKRAQSRCHVDHQSDSSSPTNSVDSSLSSLSSQSLSSLIMDDDDDRYGGNIQTPPPTLSPMPLSSVPPPPPPPPPPPPPPPPPAPSVSFLNKAKLQIQPPTSSMIQVTDLLPQKPRLKMKTINWTKISKTSITSDNTTNVWQMIGEKLVNTSGKKESDDQICPISSSKSVDDDLIVDFDELEELFCLPCITHNNSTGAQQSLPSNGGHCLQPQNSCTSSASNSCPNSPRCSRRHSATSHHSMNLDTASLSDHSMMDDGSEQQHYSIDSTTINLDMPLAPILDSKRSLSVNIFLKQYKGSGLDQVINLIATNDHQQIGLERLRSLKHLLPDETEMTALRQIDPMDRDRLPLAERFLIKLIEINHYRLKIDFMLLREEYDANIPMLERSTRCISEAAKELMQSDKLRQMLTLVLVSGNFLNFGGYAGNAIGFKMMSLLKLAEIRSNKPGLYLIHYVAMQAEKKGLNSFYDELPTLIEASKISNDNLKAEVKSLSEKIAAIKSKLSLNKPNADGDHRLFEKIGQFLTISEHTINRLKTVTELDMEKLRKNVADFFCEDIAQFKLEQCFQIFVAFVQRFKMAIEENRKRNENRQKIRARQQKQHCTDNSFTSLIETIGNGQSLSCQNDKTMFRSHDPANLVAGSDSTKFCSSLKRRHSRPCSQDMSNVDSPAKQDLVEFLKSTAHNDQCNGTNIDGNLFGTQFRRIGSGRRSLRGTSNNNDCSDNERERVIVPSLQYNQDPEPLIDSTSTTISAFNRFSPLRRTIKNQSKEDSDSLSNTDMTPPKITIEECNTNSESIKSSSYSKESANSKSNRNFLFEFKKKPLLNQYIQQLTAIISPSKYIENNDALHKVFENQSKNGSVSNQSPTTESANIIISTVAKERPSSLKASSSSSSGISSEQRRSFSFTSKPANRMAKSFVIKGNNANNKSNHAIVVPVQKMEKNINGSSLPHQSNTSSPNLDHKSPSPKLKSLTKEIAVEHHHIGDGKLINLKKSSSPSFIH
- the form3 gene encoding FH2 domain-containing protein formin 3 isoform X2, whose translation is MRLHNETIVMSSTAKKMVTKQQPSSSSSSGIPVKSIRSNMAGSSNRVHNNSNKKTIVTTKPPLVVIQRNQRCTSPSRSSSTTTTMTKTMTSARIIRNSMNTTSKSNTTSLKSTQPQRSTSTVTITKTKSTIRTAIAPDKSMKTKNVSAINKSKIDTQRLLHSKSKQAKMTNESHDAIIKYFFRNENLDQKHRLIMDLCKRCRNIKMIADNKNDDGNFDDFLHTMDILLQLQISKLRCKNGKSTLPSSYIDILVDEFTQIPVNNNNNTTTKWDNYRAAILELINHLQRLQPNISKWVRFRLQIDSNLDRCVQHLLQSTSMNDGKLYDECRSYLELSHFNEFLMSSSLDDDNVTTLFLIRSIMSMTNTSDWLFKVFRKIFLTNSSHQQQSSSNNLSKIVHLIYKFGDQLLEMINDDDQHNDKLFDWYTSQLNQMAKRAQSRCHVDHQSDSSSPTNSVDSSLSSLSSQSLSSLIMDDDDDRYGGNIQTPPPTLSPMPLSSVPPPPPPPPPPPPPPPPPAPSVSFLNKAKLQIQPPTSSMIQVTDLLPQKPRLKMKTINWTKISKTSITSDNTTNVWQMIGEKLVNTSGKKESDDQICPISSSKSVDDDLIVDFDELEELFCLPCITHNNSTGAQQSLPSNGGHCLQPQNSCTSSASNSCPNSPRCSRRHSATSHHSMNLDTASLSDHSMMDDGSEQQHYSIDSTTINLDMPLAPILDSKRSLSVNIFLKQYKGSGLDQVINLIATNDHQQIGLERLRSLKHLLPDETEMTALRQIDPMDRDRLPLAERFLIKLIEINHYRLKIDFMLLREEYDANIPMLERSTRCISEAAKELMQSDKLRQMLTLVLVSGNFLNFGGYAGNAIGFKMMSLLKLAEIRSNKPGLYLIHYVAMQAEKKGLNSFYDELPTLIEASKISNDNLKAEVKSLSEKIAAIKSKLSLNKPNADGDHRLFEKIGQFLTISEHTINRLKTVTELDMEKLRKNVADFFCEDIAQFKLEQCFQIFVAFVQRFKMAIEENRKRNENRQKIRARQQKQHCTDNSFTSLIETIGNGQSLSCQNDKTMFRSHDPANLVAGSDSTKFCSSLKRRHSRPCSQDMSNVDSPAKQDLVEFLKSTAHNDQCNGTNIDGNLFGTQFRRIGSGRRSLRGTSNNNDCSDNERERVIVPSLQYNQDPEPLIDSTSTTISAFNRFSPLRRTIKNQSKEDSDSLSNTDMTPPKITIEECNTNSESIKSSSYSKESANSKSNRNFLFEFKKKPLLNQYIQQLTAIISPSKYIENNDALHKVFENQSKNGSVSNQSPTTESANIIISTVAKERPSSLKASSSSSSGISSEQRRSFSFTSKPANRMAKSFVIKGNNANNKSNHAIVVPVQKMEKNINGSSLPHQSNTSSPNLDHKSPSPKLKSLTKEIVEHHHIGDGKLINLKKSSSPSFIH